Proteins found in one Alteromonas macleodii genomic segment:
- a CDS encoding anhydro-N-acetylmuramic acid kinase has protein sequence MAKYIGLMSGTSMDGVDAVLCDITATTCETLSAHTIPYPSELLHALNDLCNEGPDELNTLGIADRLVAEAFSEVTLALLDKNNLEASDITAIGSHGQTVRHYPNSDVMSAHFSSPSIRGFTCQIGDPNTIAVLTGIDVIADFRRKDIALGGQGAPLVPAFHNAVFSTENKHRALVNIGGIANISLLAPKQDKIPPRGFDTGPGNTLMDQWISLHLNESFDKDGKWAAAGQCHKGLLGRFLLDNYFSLPAPKSTGREHFNIDWLSNALADYFPSSADLQSEEENNNLDPEDVQATLLTLTGSTIAQEIIKHLPKISDAKLQSEVIVCGGGAFNKALMSYLNNALSDYAVADSYALGIHPQHVEGAAFAWFAYAFLNDIPGNVPEVTGASKSTVLGALFKKA, from the coding sequence ATGGCAAAATATATTGGCTTGATGTCAGGCACAAGCATGGACGGCGTTGACGCCGTTCTATGCGACATCACTGCAACAACATGCGAAACGCTTTCAGCACATACAATCCCCTACCCTAGCGAACTACTTCACGCGCTTAATGATTTATGTAATGAAGGCCCTGACGAGCTCAACACGCTTGGCATTGCAGATAGACTCGTTGCTGAAGCCTTTTCAGAAGTTACTTTAGCGTTACTTGATAAAAACAATCTTGAAGCGTCAGATATCACTGCCATTGGCTCCCATGGTCAAACAGTGCGTCACTACCCCAACTCTGATGTGATGTCTGCCCATTTTTCTAGCCCTTCTATCCGGGGCTTCACTTGTCAGATTGGCGACCCTAACACTATCGCCGTGCTAACCGGCATTGATGTTATCGCCGATTTTAGGCGTAAAGATATTGCGTTGGGCGGACAAGGTGCGCCGCTGGTGCCCGCTTTTCACAATGCGGTCTTCTCCACTGAAAATAAACATCGAGCGCTGGTAAATATTGGCGGCATCGCAAACATTTCATTGCTTGCGCCAAAGCAAGATAAAATACCACCTAGAGGGTTTGATACCGGGCCAGGTAACACCTTGATGGACCAATGGATAAGCCTGCACTTAAATGAAAGTTTCGACAAAGACGGGAAATGGGCCGCGGCAGGGCAATGCCATAAAGGCTTACTAGGCAGGTTTTTATTAGATAACTACTTTTCTTTACCCGCACCTAAGAGTACAGGTAGAGAGCATTTCAATATTGATTGGTTAAGCAACGCCCTTGCTGATTACTTTCCCTCTAGTGCAGACCTGCAAAGCGAAGAAGAAAACAACAATTTAGATCCAGAAGATGTTCAAGCCACTTTGCTAACACTAACCGGCAGCACTATCGCTCAAGAAATCATTAAACACCTACCTAAAATAAGTGATGCCAAGTTACAAAGCGAAGTGATTGTGTGCGGCGGCGGCGCGTTCAATAAAGCGTTAATGTCTTATTTGAACAACGCTTTGAGCGACTATGCCGTAGCGGACAGTTATGCGCTGGGCATACATCCACAGCACGTAGAAGGCGCCGCGTTTGCCTGGTTTGCGTATGCATTTTTAAATGACATTCCGGGTAATGTGCCTGAGGTCACGGGGGCATCCAAATCTACAGTGCTCGGGGCACTATTTAAAAAAGCATAA
- the fucP gene encoding L-fucose:H+ symporter permease, whose product MKNNAPLVSKDTLIPFILLTICFAAWGVAANMTDPLVKVFSKIFTMSSLQSALVQFAYYGAYFCLAIPAAFINKRFSYKTGVLTGLGCAAAGAFLFYPASQTMTYGFFLAALFVLAGGLSILETSANPYVMAMGNQKSATRRLNLAQAFNPVGTNLGVFLAATLILPNLNQATAQERAAMSVSELKNVIGAELDAVMLPYVGMACVLVLVWVAIFLIKAPIQESVESSVEDVKLGASLKRLVANRHYRFGVLAQFFNVGAQTCVWTFTIQYAMQATGGNEVSGGEILQYSMIVFLISRFVMTWAMQYLYPAKLLMIMSLVAMALCIFMTQSPNLAGVIALVSISACLSLMFPTIYGIALEGLGEDTKLGAAGLVMAILGGAIMPLFQAAIIDSAGVVVSYVVPAICFLLVGGYGYFDMRAKKSSIKPQEDIDASALKDMEMEIAK is encoded by the coding sequence ATGAAAAACAACGCCCCTTTGGTTTCCAAAGACACATTGATTCCCTTTATATTGTTAACGATTTGCTTTGCTGCATGGGGTGTCGCTGCGAACATGACAGACCCTTTAGTAAAGGTATTTAGTAAAATATTTACTATGTCGTCTTTGCAATCGGCACTGGTTCAATTTGCCTATTATGGTGCGTATTTTTGCTTAGCCATTCCTGCTGCTTTTATTAACAAGCGCTTTTCTTATAAAACAGGTGTATTGACTGGTTTGGGTTGTGCCGCTGCTGGGGCATTTCTGTTTTATCCAGCCAGTCAAACCATGACTTACGGCTTTTTCTTAGCCGCACTTTTTGTACTAGCCGGTGGCTTATCCATTCTTGAAACGTCGGCGAACCCTTACGTCATGGCGATGGGAAATCAAAAGAGCGCGACGCGCCGTTTAAATTTAGCTCAAGCATTTAACCCTGTTGGTACTAATTTAGGTGTGTTTTTGGCTGCAACGCTTATATTGCCAAACCTGAATCAGGCAACTGCGCAAGAGCGTGCTGCCATGTCAGTAAGCGAGCTTAAAAACGTGATAGGGGCAGAACTTGACGCGGTAATGCTTCCTTATGTAGGTATGGCATGTGTACTAGTTTTGGTTTGGGTTGCAATATTCCTAATCAAAGCGCCAATTCAAGAATCGGTTGAGTCTAGTGTAGAAGACGTTAAGTTGGGCGCTTCGCTAAAGCGGTTAGTAGCCAATAGGCATTATCGGTTTGGCGTATTGGCTCAGTTTTTTAATGTCGGAGCACAAACGTGCGTATGGACCTTCACCATCCAATATGCAATGCAAGCGACGGGTGGCAACGAAGTGAGTGGTGGTGAAATATTACAATACAGCATGATCGTATTCTTAATCTCACGCTTTGTAATGACGTGGGCAATGCAGTATCTCTATCCTGCTAAGCTATTAATGATTATGTCGTTGGTTGCCATGGCACTATGTATCTTCATGACACAGTCTCCTAATTTAGCAGGTGTAATCGCACTGGTTTCAATTTCTGCTTGTTTGTCGCTAATGTTCCCGACTATTTATGGTATTGCGCTAGAAGGGTTGGGGGAAGACACAAAGCTAGGCGCAGCTGGCCTTGTAATGGCTATCCTTGGGGGAGCCATTATGCCACTTTTCCAAGCTGCAATTATTGATAGCGCAGGGGTGGTCGTATCTTATGTTGTACCAGCCATTTGCTTCCTGCTTGTAGGTGGATACGGTTATTTCGACATGCGCGCAAAAAAGAGCAGCATTAAACCTCAGGAAGATATTGATGCGAGCGCATTAAAAGATATGGAAATGGAAATCGCTAAGTAA
- a CDS encoding carbohydrate porin — MKIPTVIRCLSGCKTGLQTALLASSAIVAATASASQSKFQDAFDFQASYTGESATNIDGGERRGSAYAGQLFVGGELDLNTLAGWKDTKIHIAMTNRHGKNLAEHYIGNSTSVQEIFGGQNTRLARFTISSSFLDGDLELEGGRTVANISFLGSELCQYFQTNAACGNPTFVFRTSNFTWWPVSSWGGHAKYWLSPKTYFHTGIYEDNTSHQDLGDHGFDWATNEATGVVVPFTVGYQTTWNNDELPRRYEIGGWYDGADYTDPVFDEEGNYAAQSGNDYAVRNGRSGIFARFEQTVTRPNPLTKEGLTLFGAVLTGTSGELIEDYYIKAGFVLRGTLASRPNDTIGFVFTRQQYSDEALEDQRILRSINGGVGTPASSQTMLELSYGYQLNDHVRIQPNVHYIINPDQFAQRDRAMALDDAIVLGLRFDVNLAALIL, encoded by the coding sequence ATGAAAATACCTACAGTTATCCGTTGCCTTTCTGGATGTAAGACAGGCTTGCAAACAGCGCTCCTCGCAAGCTCCGCCATTGTTGCCGCCACTGCGTCAGCATCACAAAGTAAGTTTCAGGACGCGTTTGACTTTCAAGCAAGTTATACGGGTGAGTCAGCCACTAATATTGACGGTGGTGAACGCAGAGGCAGTGCCTATGCTGGTCAGCTCTTTGTAGGTGGGGAATTAGATTTGAATACGCTAGCGGGCTGGAAAGACACCAAAATCCATATTGCCATGACAAACCGACACGGCAAAAACTTAGCCGAGCACTACATTGGGAACAGTACGTCCGTACAAGAAATCTTTGGCGGACAAAATACCCGTCTTGCACGGTTTACGATTTCTTCCTCGTTTTTAGATGGCGATTTAGAGCTGGAAGGTGGCCGCACAGTAGCGAATATCAGCTTTTTAGGCTCTGAACTTTGTCAGTACTTTCAAACCAATGCTGCTTGTGGGAACCCAACCTTTGTATTTAGAACCAGTAACTTTACTTGGTGGCCGGTTTCAAGTTGGGGTGGCCATGCGAAATACTGGCTTTCGCCAAAAACATACTTTCATACCGGAATCTATGAAGATAACACCAGTCATCAAGACTTAGGCGATCACGGATTCGATTGGGCGACTAATGAGGCTACAGGTGTTGTTGTGCCCTTCACTGTGGGATATCAAACCACGTGGAACAATGATGAACTACCAAGACGCTATGAAATTGGCGGATGGTACGATGGCGCAGACTACACCGACCCTGTCTTTGATGAGGAGGGCAACTATGCGGCGCAGTCGGGCAATGATTACGCTGTTAGAAACGGTCGCTCGGGTATATTCGCACGTTTTGAACAAACTGTTACTCGTCCAAACCCACTAACGAAAGAAGGGTTAACCCTATTCGGTGCCGTGTTAACCGGTACTTCGGGCGAGCTGATTGAAGACTACTATATAAAAGCAGGCTTTGTATTACGAGGCACACTGGCCTCACGCCCTAACGATACCATTGGCTTCGTATTTACCCGTCAACAGTACAGTGACGAAGCGCTAGAGGATCAGCGTATATTAAGAAGCATAAACGGCGGGGTTGGTACACCAGCAAGCAGCCAAACCATGTTAGAGCTAAGTTATGGTTATCAACTCAACGACCACGTAAGGATTCAGCCGAACGTTCACTACATTATCAACCCCGACCAATTCGCACAGCGTGACAGAGCCATGGCACTTGATGATGCGATTGTTCTGGGCCTAAGGTTCGACGTAAACCTGGCGGCTTTGATACTTTAA
- a CDS encoding alkene reductase: MTDSVLFSSFDWAGNTLQNRMVLAPMTRGRAGADRIPNKIMGDHYVQRADAGLIITEATTISEEGIGWVDTPGIYTDEMVEGWRSIVNRVHEAGGKIVLQLWHTGRASHSDFHNGSLPLSASAIKIEGDEIHTPKGKKPYEVPKAMTFDDIKRTVDDYKNAAINAKAAGFDGVEVHAANGYLINQFLDSRSNQRDDNYGGSVDNRYRFLSEVMDAVLSVWEKEHVGVRLSPNGAFNDMGADDFRETFTYVAQQLNKLEIGYLHVMDGLAFGFHERGEAMTLAEFRSLFDGMLMGNCGYTKEEAEQRLSDGDGDMIAFGRPWITNPDLPTRFKHDYPLASFDDPSAWYGGGEEGYNDFETYREKSGKDAMTSLT, translated from the coding sequence ATGACAGACTCAGTACTTTTCAGCTCGTTCGATTGGGCAGGTAATACATTACAAAACCGCATGGTATTGGCACCAATGACAAGAGGAAGGGCAGGCGCCGATCGCATACCCAATAAAATTATGGGCGATCACTATGTTCAGCGTGCAGATGCAGGGCTTATTATCACTGAAGCAACGACCATATCAGAAGAAGGCATTGGTTGGGTTGATACTCCTGGAATTTACACTGACGAGATGGTTGAAGGCTGGCGTTCTATTGTAAACCGCGTTCATGAAGCGGGTGGAAAAATCGTACTTCAACTCTGGCACACCGGGCGCGCATCTCACAGCGACTTTCACAACGGTAGTTTACCTCTTTCAGCATCTGCTATAAAAATTGAAGGCGATGAGATTCACACGCCTAAGGGCAAAAAGCCTTACGAAGTACCGAAAGCAATGACGTTTGACGATATTAAGCGCACCGTAGATGACTACAAGAATGCCGCTATAAACGCTAAGGCGGCAGGGTTTGACGGTGTGGAAGTTCATGCGGCAAATGGCTATCTTATTAACCAATTCTTAGATAGCCGCAGCAACCAGCGTGACGATAATTATGGTGGTAGTGTAGACAACCGATATCGCTTCTTAAGCGAGGTAATGGACGCAGTACTGAGCGTATGGGAAAAAGAGCATGTGGGTGTAAGGTTATCGCCAAATGGCGCATTTAACGACATGGGCGCTGACGACTTTCGAGAAACCTTTACTTATGTGGCGCAGCAGCTAAATAAGCTAGAGATAGGCTATTTACATGTAATGGATGGCCTAGCATTCGGCTTTCATGAGCGTGGTGAAGCCATGACGTTAGCAGAATTCAGGTCCCTTTTTGACGGTATGTTAATGGGTAACTGCGGCTATACAAAAGAAGAAGCGGAACAGCGCTTATCTGACGGTGATGGTGACATGATTGCTTTTGGAAGACCTTGGATCACAAACCCAGATCTACCTACTCGCTTTAAGCACGACTACCCACTGGCATCATTTGATGATCCATCGGCATGGTACGGAGGCGGTGAAGAAGGCTATAACGACTTTGAAACGTACCGGGAAAAAAGCGGAAAAGATGCGATGACATCGCTGACCTAA
- a CDS encoding SRPBCC family protein: MHEFKIDVTLDASLPFIFAAFHEPEYLSEWFAPGDCSVTQIMSDFKEGGRYRIKMMDPSGIEMSLTGEYVKILANEQLSFSWAWEDDMEESVMTSVDIHFEKTEEDNVRLVLIQQGFLNKQECDQHNFAWMSCLEKLAVLAARTKSFN; this comes from the coding sequence ATGCACGAGTTTAAAATTGATGTAACGCTAGATGCATCATTGCCCTTTATTTTTGCAGCATTTCACGAGCCTGAGTATCTTTCAGAGTGGTTTGCACCAGGCGATTGTTCAGTCACACAAATTATGAGTGATTTCAAAGAAGGCGGTCGCTATCGTATAAAGATGATGGATCCAAGTGGCATTGAAATGTCATTGACCGGTGAATACGTGAAAATTTTAGCCAACGAACAGTTATCGTTCTCTTGGGCGTGGGAAGATGATATGGAAGAATCGGTGATGACATCCGTAGATATTCACTTCGAAAAAACTGAAGAAGACAACGTAAGACTAGTTCTTATCCAACAGGGCTTTCTAAACAAGCAAGAGTGTGATCAGCACAACTTCGCGTGGATGTCGTGCTTGGAAAAACTTGCTGTTTTAGCCGCTAGAACAAAATCGTTTAATTAA
- a CDS encoding trans-sulfuration enzyme family protein yields the protein MQSENKFQNSIDVDVTHAKVLSPKRNTTQAETSQALVEEQLSHFGISAQSDYGKALANTAHHLYGAQASVMQLWDITSNTLQELDKEDRLAYFNAKKFLSFQIAKILDTLQNPFRATYQSLSSGNGSQGHYPLFDNVTALFSATPVVVRTATYVYACTEWVDDAFQGKEFTHQIYSRLLNPTNISLANAIVDMEAGPYAAEYLAWNFNSGMAAIDACLSNVLSHGDVLIVSRNVYGGVYQLLHDYFARSNRMDIQIAWFDGYDAQSFASFMKQTKAEHASRLNNGARMHVYLESPCNPHGYVLDVPGICELAHAQNALVMLDSTLATPVLHQPLQHKNKAARPDYVIHSYTKDLCGSGATTAGVVIGEGHRMFQPKGSSANGVDWSETMFWDVYYIKGAFLDSEKAFDVLNGMKTLEQRMMTKVINTQVFTSFLNAHDQIRVNCHALPEHSNAGLREKQHTHGWPCTLFTVDMGPANLPRDVFVRFFDALEPAFSHQVSIGQNNTIVLCPALTSHSELSGDEQKKAGIELTTMRIAMGTDNVKQLIAHFMLAAKHFIEPHAPGFCEKFMANADIDNLYLSVSERVSSQHFGSKASMDSLMKGG from the coding sequence ATGCAGTCAGAAAATAAATTCCAAAATTCAATAGATGTTGATGTAACGCACGCAAAAGTGCTATCACCTAAGCGTAACACGACCCAAGCCGAAACATCACAGGCTCTAGTGGAAGAGCAACTTTCACACTTCGGCATAAGTGCACAAAGCGACTATGGCAAGGCACTCGCCAATACGGCTCATCACTTGTACGGCGCTCAGGCCAGCGTTATGCAGCTTTGGGATATTACTAGTAACACGTTGCAAGAACTTGATAAAGAAGACAGGCTTGCCTATTTCAATGCTAAAAAGTTTTTGTCTTTTCAAATTGCTAAAATATTAGATACGCTGCAAAACCCGTTTAGAGCCACATACCAAAGCTTGTCGAGCGGCAACGGCTCACAAGGGCACTATCCGCTATTCGACAACGTCACAGCACTTTTTTCAGCAACGCCAGTGGTCGTAAGAACTGCAACCTATGTGTATGCCTGTACTGAATGGGTAGACGATGCTTTTCAAGGAAAAGAGTTCACCCATCAAATTTATTCGCGATTATTGAACCCTACCAACATCTCCCTTGCTAACGCAATTGTAGATATGGAAGCGGGCCCTTACGCCGCTGAATACTTGGCTTGGAATTTCAATTCGGGCATGGCGGCAATTGATGCCTGTTTATCGAACGTGCTGAGTCATGGCGATGTGCTCATTGTTTCTAGAAATGTATATGGTGGGGTGTATCAGCTGCTTCATGACTACTTTGCTCGCAGCAACCGCATGGATATTCAAATTGCATGGTTTGATGGTTATGACGCGCAAAGCTTTGCGTCATTTATGAAGCAAACAAAGGCCGAGCATGCCTCACGCTTAAACAATGGCGCAAGAATGCATGTGTATTTAGAGTCTCCATGTAACCCACATGGTTACGTACTGGACGTACCCGGAATATGTGAGTTAGCACACGCACAAAATGCGTTAGTTATGTTGGACTCTACGCTGGCTACGCCTGTGTTGCACCAACCGCTACAGCATAAAAACAAAGCTGCACGACCCGATTATGTAATTCACAGCTATACCAAAGATTTGTGTGGTAGTGGTGCGACCACGGCGGGTGTTGTGATAGGCGAGGGGCATCGCATGTTCCAACCAAAAGGCAGCTCAGCAAACGGCGTGGACTGGTCTGAAACCATGTTCTGGGATGTGTATTACATTAAAGGTGCATTCCTAGATTCTGAAAAGGCGTTTGATGTATTGAACGGTATGAAGACCTTGGAACAGCGCATGATGACTAAGGTTATCAACACTCAAGTTTTCACCTCATTTCTAAATGCCCACGACCAAATTCGCGTTAACTGTCATGCGTTGCCTGAACACAGCAATGCAGGTTTGCGTGAGAAACAGCATACGCACGGCTGGCCTTGTACCTTATTCACCGTAGATATGGGGCCCGCGAATTTACCTCGCGACGTGTTTGTGCGCTTTTTCGATGCCCTAGAGCCGGCCTTTAGCCACCAAGTAAGCATAGGTCAAAACAATACGATTGTTTTGTGCCCAGCGTTAACGTCTCATTCAGAACTCAGTGGCGACGAACAGAAAAAAGCCGGAATAGAATTGACGACTATGCGTATTGCAATGGGTACAGACAATGTTAAGCAACTTATTGCCCACTTTATGCTGGCCGCCAAGCATTTTATCGAGCCACATGCGCCTGGTTTTTGTGAGAAGTTTATGGCAAACGCAGACATAGATAACTTGTATTTATCAGTAAGTGAGAGAGTAAGCTCACAGCATTTTGGCAGCAAGGCCAGTATGGATTCTTTGATGAAAGGAGGGTAG
- a CDS encoding D-2-hydroxyacid dehydrogenase, with the protein MTARSSKVIELTILSNEANDIADALREKIANNDSFIGEDGCPLITLKQITTRSEDVDTKTVSVMLADPDLASNIIHSCTALTWCQSTWAGNAPLLNANKTNYTLTGLKGIFGKLMREYVFAYLLAHARNTKAFEQNQRAVQPKWEASKRVPLNGQTLGIVGLGSIGQALIPVAHAFGMQVVGLTRSGNEVEGANAVYTPDDIEGFANACDHVVNLMPDTPTTQNLLSHGFFNALKPHSVFINAGRGSAVDDDALIQALNSGALAHAVLDVFRSEPLDPAHPFWQHPNISVTAHTAAESQPSDVADVFLDNALHYIKGEPLKYQFDFDKGY; encoded by the coding sequence ATGACAGCAAGAAGTTCGAAGGTGATTGAACTTACTATTTTAAGCAATGAAGCTAACGATATTGCAGACGCACTTCGAGAAAAAATAGCAAATAACGATAGCTTTATCGGGGAAGATGGCTGCCCACTTATAACGCTTAAACAAATAACTACGCGTTCAGAAGATGTAGATACCAAAACCGTCAGCGTGATGCTCGCAGACCCTGATCTCGCTTCTAATATCATTCACAGCTGTACTGCGCTTACTTGGTGTCAATCAACGTGGGCGGGCAATGCCCCACTGTTGAACGCGAATAAAACAAACTACACGCTTACTGGATTAAAAGGAATTTTCGGTAAGTTAATGCGGGAATACGTTTTTGCTTACTTACTTGCGCATGCTAGAAATACAAAAGCGTTTGAGCAAAATCAGCGAGCCGTCCAGCCGAAGTGGGAGGCATCAAAACGGGTACCTTTAAATGGCCAAACGCTGGGTATAGTCGGACTTGGCAGTATCGGGCAAGCACTTATTCCAGTTGCTCACGCCTTTGGTATGCAGGTTGTAGGTCTAACGAGAAGCGGGAATGAAGTGGAAGGCGCTAATGCTGTTTATACTCCTGATGACATTGAAGGGTTTGCCAATGCATGTGACCACGTAGTGAATTTAATGCCAGATACCCCCACGACACAAAACTTACTATCTCACGGCTTTTTCAACGCTCTTAAACCTCATAGTGTGTTCATTAACGCTGGCCGAGGTAGTGCCGTTGACGATGATGCTCTTATACAGGCTTTAAACAGCGGTGCGTTAGCTCATGCGGTTTTAGATGTGTTTCGAAGCGAGCCCCTCGACCCCGCTCACCCGTTTTGGCAGCACCCTAATATTTCGGTGACTGCTCACACGGCCGCAGAATCTCAACCAAGCGATGTGGCAGATGTATTTTTAGACAATGCGCTGCACTATATCAAAGGCGAACCGCTTAAATACCAGTTTGATTTTGATAAGGGCTATTAA
- a CDS encoding glutathione S-transferase family protein, with product MKLYGSTTSPYVRRIRIVLASTEHEFLNLQIFSGEDRELLASRNPTLKVPCLEDDGQMIFDSRIIYNYLADKLDHDGLSWEEENQLTLIDAANDSFVQLMLLKRSDFDISEDKMYYRLQNERIEAVLDALSEQLDAGGFSGWTYPEICLYSMIDWVLFRELHSMKDYPQLLAFHEKHHDRIEVTATDPRS from the coding sequence ATGAAATTATATGGCTCTACCACGTCTCCCTATGTACGCCGCATTCGCATTGTATTAGCGTCTACAGAACACGAATTTTTAAATCTTCAAATCTTTTCAGGTGAAGATCGCGAACTGCTAGCTTCGCGCAACCCAACTTTAAAAGTACCTTGCCTTGAAGATGATGGGCAAATGATTTTCGATTCTCGGATTATCTATAATTATCTTGCCGATAAGCTTGATCATGATGGGTTAAGTTGGGAAGAAGAGAATCAGCTAACGTTAATTGACGCCGCTAACGATTCCTTTGTTCAGCTTATGCTTCTAAAGCGTTCAGATTTTGATATCAGCGAAGATAAAATGTATTACCGACTTCAAAATGAGCGGATTGAAGCAGTATTGGATGCGTTGTCAGAACAACTAGATGCGGGTGGCTTTAGTGGATGGACTTACCCGGAAATCTGTTTGTATAGCATGATCGACTGGGTGCTTTTCCGCGAATTACATAGCATGAAAGACTACCCACAATTATTAGCGTTCCATGAAAAGCACCATGACAGAATTGAAGTAACCGCAACTGACCCGCGTAGTTAG
- the erpA gene encoding iron-sulfur cluster insertion protein ErpA produces MSVETALPIEFSDAAAAKVKALVSEEENPDLKLRVYVTGGGCSGFQYGFTFDEKVNEGDMTIEKDTVTMVVDPMSLQYLVGGIVDYVDGLEGSRFLVQNPNATTTCGCGASFSV; encoded by the coding sequence ATGTCTGTAGAAACGGCGTTGCCGATTGAGTTTTCAGACGCTGCAGCAGCGAAAGTGAAAGCCCTTGTTTCAGAAGAAGAAAATCCTGATTTGAAATTACGTGTATACGTAACAGGTGGTGGTTGTTCAGGCTTTCAATATGGTTTCACATTCGATGAGAAGGTGAACGAAGGCGATATGACTATTGAAAAAGACACAGTGACCATGGTTGTCGACCCAATGAGCCTACAATATCTAGTAGGTGGTATTGTTGATTACGTGGATGGCCTGGAAGGGTCACGCTTTTTAGTTCAAAACCCTAATGCCACGACTACCTGTGGCTGTGGCGCAAGCTTTAGCGTTTAA